The following proteins come from a genomic window of Leptospira neocaledonica:
- a CDS encoding O-antigen ligase family protein — MKPGFFSDISETSGKISFYSLLLFLLAFPLSVSASQVLAGLSIFCFIFSPKENFQNAKTYLFPWAFILGAYALVFISSLAHWEEYSNFWKTFTRQSEAGDFWLSILFPIAAVHSSEEKNRRLIYKYLWISFLLILITGIASVFSEYRLGKFISNGFTPAPGDRRQHPAGPLFGLETYLPIGLMNTHLTYGGLISFYIPGLALLLLRKIKEKDLKRIIGFGVLLLFALWVFLLNQSKSAWLGVLAVTVYFILSKWKDFYGKLPRITIARVSIVILLLIGLGGTVRFFYQKNWLLQRTLAQLTEIQTPENQRYWIYKLSLPLLAKNPILGTGGGRFKEASSEVSKTFIQKNEQLWYELYITPNKHAHNDILEFAIVGGWFSGILWIGFFYLLFRKIASSALEDGNFPLVGVGFIWVAGFFQCYLLDDEVALPFFALAGILWGREKETSSKFSKASTIFLILTFLLNTSFWIWRLSIPAELAYGRQVFASSSFLAKKIERRILPFRNQTEERKKRISETISVPASEGNSEFSVEGCLTHRYPNPAKLREENYSFGIYISPEWKNPPTQTSVTVFSEESFDEDKLYWSHRKFDLGIREMGLKPGWNSFVWKETLGLSKITIFPDIVFFRSFKIRFGGSNPENAMDLPVLDLGDLCDFRLE, encoded by the coding sequence GTGAAACCTGGCTTCTTTTCTGATATTTCTGAGACTTCCGGGAAGATCTCATTCTATTCCTTATTATTATTCTTACTAGCATTTCCTCTTTCTGTTTCCGCGTCTCAAGTCCTGGCGGGCTTAAGCATTTTCTGTTTTATATTCTCCCCTAAGGAGAATTTCCAAAATGCCAAAACCTACCTTTTTCCTTGGGCCTTTATTTTAGGAGCTTATGCTTTAGTATTCATTTCATCTTTGGCTCACTGGGAAGAATATTCCAATTTTTGGAAAACATTTACAAGGCAATCCGAGGCGGGAGATTTCTGGCTTTCCATCCTCTTTCCGATAGCCGCAGTACATTCTTCAGAGGAAAAGAATAGAAGGCTGATCTATAAATATCTGTGGATCTCTTTTTTACTCATTTTGATTACTGGGATTGCTTCCGTATTCAGTGAGTATAGACTCGGAAAATTTATCTCAAACGGTTTTACGCCTGCGCCAGGAGATAGAAGACAACATCCTGCAGGACCACTTTTCGGATTAGAGACTTACCTTCCGATCGGGTTAATGAACACTCATTTGACCTATGGTGGATTAATTTCTTTTTATATTCCTGGGCTTGCTCTTCTACTTTTACGAAAAATAAAGGAGAAGGATCTAAAACGTATAATTGGATTCGGTGTCCTTCTCTTGTTTGCGTTATGGGTATTTCTACTCAACCAAAGTAAATCAGCATGGTTAGGAGTTCTTGCAGTAACCGTTTATTTTATTCTAAGTAAATGGAAGGACTTCTATGGCAAACTTCCAAGAATTACTATCGCAAGAGTTTCGATCGTAATTTTACTTTTAATCGGACTTGGAGGAACGGTTCGATTCTTTTACCAAAAAAATTGGTTATTACAAAGAACTCTTGCACAACTCACAGAGATCCAAACGCCTGAAAATCAAAGATACTGGATCTATAAGCTTAGCCTTCCCCTGCTTGCGAAAAATCCAATCTTAGGAACAGGAGGAGGAAGATTTAAGGAAGCTAGCTCCGAAGTATCCAAAACTTTCATCCAAAAGAACGAACAACTTTGGTATGAGTTGTATATCACTCCGAACAAACATGCTCATAATGATATTTTAGAATTTGCGATCGTAGGCGGATGGTTTTCCGGAATTTTATGGATTGGATTCTTCTATCTTTTATTTAGAAAAATTGCTTCGTCCGCTTTAGAGGATGGGAATTTCCCTTTGGTTGGTGTTGGATTTATCTGGGTAGCGGGATTTTTCCAATGTTATCTTTTGGATGACGAGGTCGCACTTCCCTTCTTTGCCTTGGCTGGAATTTTATGGGGAAGAGAGAAGGAAACTTCTTCTAAATTTTCTAAAGCCTCTACAATCTTCTTAATTCTTACATTTTTATTAAACACATCCTTTTGGATCTGGAGACTTTCTATTCCGGCCGAACTCGCTTATGGAAGACAGGTTTTTGCTTCTTCTTCCTTTCTTGCTAAAAAAATAGAAAGAAGAATCCTTCCTTTTAGAAACCAGACAGAGGAAAGAAAAAAAAGAATTTCAGAAACTATTTCGGTCCCTGCATCAGAAGGAAATTCGGAGTTTTCTGTAGAAGGTTGTCTCACCCATAGATATCCGAATCCTGCAAAACTGAGAGAAGAAAATTATTCTTTCGGGATCTATATTTCTCCCGAATGGAAAAATCCACCGACTCAAACCAGCGTCACGGTATTTTCAGAAGAATCCTTTGATGAAGACAAACTTTATTGGTCTCATCGAAAGTTCGATTTGGGAATTCGCGAGATGGGTCTAAAACCTGGTTGGAATTCCTTCGTTTGGAAAGAGACCTTGGGGCTTTCTAAAATTACGATCTTTCCGGATATCGTATTTTTTAGGAGTTTTAAGATCCGTTTTGGAGGTTCCAATCCGGAAAACGCAATGGATCTGCCTGTCTTAGACTTAGGAGATCTTTGCGATTTTAGATTAGAGTAA